Proteins co-encoded in one Cytophaga hutchinsonii ATCC 33406 genomic window:
- a CDS encoding choice-of-anchor I family protein: MQQLLRIAGTLCLLLGTYVSYSQTLIHYWDFNTSTSEAAQLTPASILTGAAASHTAGGTGPSVIQITSNTAQDFELLNLNARNNSVSGSHLRLNNPIGGTLVFSLPTTGYEQIVVKYVTRRSTQGAGTQVIEYSTDGTAFTAFSSVTVTEVPSLQTLDFSSVALAKNNANFKIRMTFAAGAGGTGGNDRIDNFTVEGVTFGADNAAPTVVFTPVNAAENIAVSATIKLTFNEAIRLINDAAITATDIASFVELRKIDAAGAAVAFTATITDKEITLTPSATLSNNTQYYVAITANKIEDASNNAITSVVSSTFKTIAAQTVFQAGDVIPVAYRMNATDIADEVALLTLVDILPGTRINMTDAKFTSSTPAQCAGGLVWTAPASGVAAGTVITIGNDANTASIGTVSGSTFGLSSGGDQFIVYTGTNTDPHYITALSSNAWAAVNTSCSGSNSMLPAGLTDGTNSINLSAAPGSAAGNLVNAYYAGTQSGTPAQIRAAVLNPANWVGIAGSTAGQIWPSWAFPGPPSIVSATVLNQTQIRIAFNTNMDAASTTALENYTGINALSTIVLTNNGALADTAIITYATPFAAGVSHTLTISNVKNDNSSALFTPYQYTFTYNTTLAWDKTHVIAKESDGTVNLKIKIVNPSAASFGVTVKPASFNTASAADFTLAAQTITLTGTEIEKIITIPITNDTEAEADEYFVLELTNPAGASVTGNATITVFIRDNDMTVEKNESIALSFASRFTVSNPDKKEGIAEIVAYDPVSKRLFTISTGIDKVDIINFADPANPVAISQIDMTTYGKGLTSVAVKNEMVAVTVTGLNDEQENGSVVFFNTSGVFQNKVTVGALPDMVTFTPDAKYVLTANEGQPNDSYSIDPEGSVSIINITGGIAALTQNNVSTLDFKAFNAQETALRASGVRKTKSTSTLSQDLEPEYITVSADSKKAWVTLQENNAIAEINLETASITGIKALGTKDYSLSENGFDASDNNSGVVLSTWPVKGFYMPDAIANYTVGGVTYLVTANEGDEKEYGGLVERTTVGAVTLDPVKFPNAAALQQSYNLGRFRISNLQGDTDNDGDYDELYAVGARSFAIWNAATGALVYESGSEFERITETHPQSAAVFNADNASNAFKNRSRAKGPEPEGVTVAVIGARTYAFITLERTGGVMVYDITEPASATFVQYVNSRSLTSFAGDNGPEGIIYIDATVSPDGKPYVISANEMSGTLAIFEVSVPLTTSILSGSADVNTMLVYPNPTRSGKIYFSEEVTGKIVDIRGTEVGSINDATEANVQALTPGVYMVVMSTGQTAKFIVE; the protein is encoded by the coding sequence ATGCAACAACTCTTACGCATTGCAGGTACCCTATGCCTCTTGCTGGGAACATACGTTTCCTACAGTCAAACATTGATTCATTACTGGGATTTCAACACCAGCACATCGGAAGCAGCACAATTAACTCCTGCTTCTATTCTTACAGGTGCTGCTGCATCACATACAGCAGGCGGTACAGGACCAAGTGTTATTCAGATAACAAGTAACACCGCACAGGATTTTGAATTATTAAATCTGAACGCGCGTAACAATTCTGTTTCCGGTTCGCATTTACGCCTGAACAACCCGATCGGCGGCACATTAGTATTTTCTCTGCCAACAACCGGTTATGAGCAGATTGTGGTAAAATATGTAACCAGACGCTCAACACAGGGGGCGGGCACACAGGTAATTGAATACAGTACGGATGGAACGGCCTTTACAGCCTTCAGCTCTGTAACAGTAACAGAAGTACCGTCACTTCAAACACTTGATTTCAGCTCTGTTGCACTGGCTAAGAACAATGCGAATTTCAAGATCCGCATGACGTTTGCAGCAGGCGCAGGAGGCACTGGCGGTAACGACCGCATCGATAACTTCACGGTTGAAGGTGTTACGTTTGGTGCAGACAACGCAGCGCCGACAGTAGTATTCACCCCCGTAAATGCTGCAGAAAATATCGCTGTTTCTGCAACCATTAAATTAACGTTTAATGAAGCGATCCGTCTGATCAATGATGCAGCAATTACGGCAACCGATATTGCTTCGTTCGTTGAATTGAGAAAGATCGATGCGGCAGGGGCTGCCGTGGCTTTCACAGCAACGATCACAGATAAAGAAATAACGCTGACACCATCTGCTACGTTATCAAACAACACACAATATTACGTTGCAATTACTGCCAATAAAATTGAAGATGCAAGCAACAATGCCATCACTTCGGTTGTATCATCTACGTTTAAAACAATCGCTGCGCAGACAGTATTTCAGGCGGGAGATGTTATTCCGGTCGCATACAGAATGAATGCAACAGACATTGCGGATGAAGTTGCGTTATTAACACTCGTTGATATTCTTCCGGGTACACGCATCAATATGACCGATGCTAAATTCACAAGCAGCACACCGGCACAATGTGCAGGCGGTCTTGTATGGACAGCTCCTGCATCAGGCGTTGCAGCAGGTACGGTAATTACCATCGGCAACGATGCTAACACCGCGAGCATCGGAACAGTATCCGGTTCTACTTTTGGCCTGAGCTCAGGCGGCGATCAGTTTATTGTATACACGGGAACAAATACAGACCCGCACTATATTACAGCATTAAGTTCAAATGCATGGGCTGCAGTAAACACATCCTGCAGCGGCAGCAATTCCATGCTTCCTGCAGGATTAACAGACGGCACAAACAGTATTAATTTAAGCGCCGCTCCGGGCAGTGCCGCAGGAAACCTGGTGAATGCTTATTATGCAGGCACACAAAGCGGCACACCTGCTCAGATCCGTGCAGCCGTATTAAACCCGGCTAACTGGGTAGGCATTGCAGGTTCTACAGCCGGCCAGATCTGGCCTTCCTGGGCATTCCCCGGACCGCCCAGTATTGTATCGGCAACGGTGTTAAACCAAACGCAGATACGTATTGCATTTAATACAAACATGGATGCTGCAAGTACAACGGCATTGGAAAACTATACAGGAATCAATGCGCTTTCAACAATAGTACTTACAAACAACGGAGCATTGGCAGATACGGCAATTATAACGTATGCTACGCCTTTTGCAGCTGGTGTATCACATACACTAACCATCAGTAATGTAAAAAACGACAACAGCAGCGCGCTGTTCACACCATACCAATACACGTTCACATACAATACTACATTAGCGTGGGATAAAACACACGTTATTGCTAAAGAATCTGACGGAACAGTAAATCTTAAAATTAAAATTGTTAATCCGTCTGCGGCATCTTTTGGTGTAACCGTAAAACCGGCTTCCTTTAACACAGCATCAGCAGCTGATTTCACCCTGGCTGCACAAACAATTACGCTGACAGGAACGGAGATTGAAAAAATAATCACCATTCCAATTACAAACGATACAGAAGCAGAAGCGGATGAATATTTTGTATTGGAATTAACAAATCCTGCAGGTGCATCTGTTACAGGCAATGCAACGATAACGGTATTTATCAGAGATAATGATATGACTGTTGAAAAAAATGAATCGATTGCGTTAAGCTTTGCATCCCGTTTCACCGTTTCTAATCCGGATAAAAAAGAAGGTATTGCAGAAATCGTAGCGTACGATCCTGTTTCAAAACGTTTGTTCACAATCAGTACAGGGATTGATAAAGTTGACATCATCAATTTTGCAGATCCGGCAAATCCTGTTGCGATCAGTCAGATTGATATGACAACGTATGGAAAAGGCTTAACAAGTGTTGCGGTTAAAAATGAAATGGTAGCCGTAACTGTCACGGGCTTAAACGACGAGCAGGAAAACGGTTCTGTTGTTTTCTTTAACACGAGTGGTGTTTTTCAGAATAAAGTTACCGTAGGTGCGTTACCGGACATGGTTACGTTTACACCCGATGCGAAATATGTATTGACAGCAAATGAAGGCCAGCCGAATGATTCGTATTCGATTGATCCGGAAGGTTCTGTAAGTATCATTAACATCACGGGCGGTATTGCTGCATTAACCCAGAATAACGTATCAACGCTTGATTTCAAGGCTTTCAATGCGCAGGAAACAGCTTTACGTGCTTCAGGCGTGCGTAAAACAAAATCGACCAGTACATTATCACAGGATTTAGAACCGGAATACATTACGGTATCTGCCGATTCTAAAAAAGCATGGGTCACCTTGCAGGAAAACAATGCGATTGCTGAAATTAACCTGGAAACAGCAAGCATTACAGGAATCAAAGCGTTAGGCACAAAAGATTACAGCTTATCTGAAAATGGTTTTGATGCATCAGATAACAACAGCGGTGTAGTGCTTTCAACGTGGCCGGTAAAAGGGTTTTACATGCCGGATGCGATTGCAAATTATACGGTTGGCGGCGTTACCTATTTAGTAACCGCAAATGAAGGGGATGAAAAAGAATACGGCGGATTGGTAGAGCGTACTACAGTTGGTGCTGTAACTCTTGATCCGGTTAAATTCCCGAATGCTGCTGCGTTACAGCAAAGCTACAACCTTGGCCGTTTCCGTATTTCAAACTTACAGGGCGATACAGATAATGATGGTGACTACGATGAATTATATGCGGTCGGAGCACGTTCCTTTGCTATATGGAATGCAGCAACAGGCGCATTGGTCTATGAAAGCGGTTCTGAATTTGAACGCATCACCGAAACGCATCCTCAGAGCGCTGCGGTATTCAATGCTGACAATGCAAGCAATGCTTTTAAAAACAGAAGCCGTGCAAAAGGCCCGGAACCGGAAGGTGTAACAGTAGCTGTGATCGGTGCCAGAACATATGCATTCATTACACTTGAAAGAACAGGCGGTGTAATGGTATATGATATTACGGAACCAGCTTCAGCAACATTTGTTCAGTATGTGAATTCAAGAAGCTTAACTTCTTTTGCAGGTGATAACGGTCCGGAGGGAATCATTTACATCGATGCAACCGTAAG
- a CDS encoding type II toxin-antitoxin system PemK/MazF family toxin gives MKQGEIWLTDLDSVEGSEQAGFRPVVIISGNVLNDFSNVVICCPLTTKLKNYHGNLILQPDKGNGLKKLSEVLTFQIRSLSKKRLKNKLGLLSASELAQVHKCLNEILRY, from the coding sequence ATGAAACAGGGAGAAATCTGGCTCACGGATTTAGATTCTGTTGAAGGCAGTGAACAGGCAGGGTTCAGGCCTGTTGTGATTATCAGCGGAAACGTATTAAACGATTTTTCAAATGTGGTTATTTGCTGCCCCTTAACAACAAAATTAAAAAACTACCACGGGAACCTGATCCTGCAGCCAGACAAGGGCAATGGTTTAAAAAAATTGTCGGAAGTATTAACCTTTCAGATAAGATCTTTATCAAAAAAACGACTAAAAAATAAACTTGGCTTACTGTCCGCTTCTGAACTTGCGCAGGTACACAAATGTCTGAATGAAATTTTAAGATATTGA
- a CDS encoding CopG family transcriptional regulator: protein MTTFTSTLPDDLMLLLNEKAAELSIPKNKLIEKALRIYLDQLNKASYIRSYKKMSQDTDILSIAEEGMSDYLTQIDE from the coding sequence ATGACAACTTTCACCAGCACCCTGCCGGATGATCTGATGCTGTTGCTAAATGAAAAAGCTGCGGAATTATCCATACCAAAAAATAAACTTATAGAAAAGGCACTCCGCATTTATCTGGATCAGCTGAACAAAGCCTCATACATCAGGTCTTATAAAAAAATGTCTCAGGATACGGATATACTTTCTATTGCTGAAGAAGGTATGAGTGATTATCTGACACAGATAGACGAATGA
- a CDS encoding porin family protein, protein MIRGNAGIMTNYRLSNLFSLQAELNFTTHGKNYCIDGLPHRNRYGYEVTDQTLINIRLHYLELPLLAKFTLFSSQKVTFDMAAGPFIGYKLAARQKTEGGDYQNTTSDYTRLNAGYQISFGFSVMKKRLFFEMRGSRGFVPINTADATKITTMQGGVAIGYYFFSGKKK, encoded by the coding sequence ATGATCCGCGGGAATGCGGGTATTATGACCAATTACAGATTAAGTAACCTTTTCTCCCTGCAGGCTGAACTGAACTTCACGACCCATGGAAAAAATTACTGTATCGATGGCCTTCCTCATCGAAACCGATATGGATATGAAGTAACAGACCAGACACTCATCAACATCCGTTTGCACTACCTGGAACTTCCCTTGCTTGCCAAATTTACGTTATTCAGCAGTCAGAAAGTTACCTTCGATATGGCTGCCGGACCATTTATCGGATATAAGCTGGCGGCAAGGCAAAAAACGGAAGGCGGCGATTATCAAAACACCACTTCTGATTATACAAGACTTAATGCGGGCTATCAGATCAGCTTTGGTTTTTCGGTTATGAAAAAACGCTTATTCTTTGAAATGCGGGGCAGCCGCGGATTTGTACCTATCAATACTGCCGATGCAACAAAAATCACTACCATGCAGGGCGGTGTGGCTATCGGGTATTATTTCTTTAGCGGTAAAAAGAAATAA
- a CDS encoding putative LPS assembly protein LptD — translation MHFNLILKYNKGIFRILSLIFCLLLAESINAQAPISDSLKLNFKEGVLNPITDTTTQRTAHAQSLDSLKANATDTLDIPKSDIETRILYTCRDSLRMNIAEQKVYLYGDAKVTYGSRILTAEFMEINWATNEVNAYGLVDSLKGKTIGKPVFKEGSDMYVAETIRYNMKSGKGIISGIVTRQGDGYIQGGPVKKTPEAIYVKHAIYTTCNLPHPHFSINASKLKVIPGDKVVTGPFHMEIMGIPTPLGLPLGFFPVTRRSKSGIIFPTIGEQRSRGFFISNGGYYWAVNDYVGVKVLGDLYANKSYRLATTASYIKRYSYTGTSSMSYSKVKEGFVDTVKAPLLFNLRWNHATLGNKSSRLSADVNISSSKFYATNSYNPASYQAPEFASNISWSKAFRNSPFSMSVAFRQNQNTVNKTMNITAPDVNFSMNRIYPFKGKNSDGTKWFEKINIAYNGSTKYIITNQLRNAFLGNTFYSDTIVSFDNNFQDIVNNAQWGLQNTIPINTTFKVFKYFSLNPSVRITNWVYANKLDYTTTVVNGVVQTKQAEQSIEGLNTAFSGDFSTTLTTRIYGLYRLNNKILQGIRHTFIPNFTYTYRPDLVGLDKGNKYFYTNSSDVSRTTGEPIPYSRYQGYIYGGPGSGTVNSLSFSFVNSLEGKARNRKDTTGLTPTKKIKLLDNVNAAGSYNFGADSMQWSLITWGAQTNLFERININFNGTFDPYIYILDSVSSTNSKRIYQHRINTLASERTAENPNPKFLILTNYNVAISTNLNPKGQKTTQPANQMNMPSPNGYTLIGGAQYVDFNIPWNLMLGYNLSYSKQGYDTAVYSQAFTFSGDVKVSDNWKVKFTSGYDFVRKSIAYNTRIEIFRDLHCWQMSMSVIPFGQQQSFFFTLNAKSSLLRDMKLTKRDANNLGTGY, via the coding sequence GTGCATTTTAATTTAATTCTGAAATATAACAAGGGGATATTCCGTATACTTTCATTGATTTTCTGTCTATTACTGGCAGAATCAATCAATGCGCAAGCGCCTATATCAGATTCTCTGAAACTGAATTTTAAAGAAGGCGTGCTCAATCCCATTACCGATACCACAACGCAGCGTACCGCACACGCACAATCCCTTGATTCTTTAAAAGCCAATGCCACGGATACGCTTGATATTCCCAAAAGTGATATTGAAACACGCATCTTATATACCTGCCGCGATTCGCTGCGCATGAACATTGCCGAACAGAAAGTGTATTTATACGGAGATGCAAAAGTTACCTACGGCAGCCGCATTCTGACAGCGGAATTCATGGAGATCAACTGGGCAACAAATGAAGTAAACGCATACGGACTTGTTGATTCGCTTAAGGGGAAAACCATCGGCAAGCCGGTCTTTAAAGAAGGCTCCGATATGTATGTAGCGGAAACGATCCGGTACAATATGAAAAGCGGCAAGGGTATTATCAGCGGTATTGTTACCCGCCAGGGCGATGGCTACATACAGGGCGGACCAGTAAAGAAAACGCCTGAAGCTATTTATGTAAAGCATGCCATATATACCACCTGTAATTTACCGCATCCGCACTTCTCTATTAATGCATCAAAATTAAAAGTGATCCCGGGAGATAAAGTTGTAACAGGCCCGTTTCATATGGAAATCATGGGTATCCCGACACCGCTGGGCTTGCCGCTTGGTTTCTTTCCCGTAACACGCCGCTCTAAATCAGGTATCATTTTCCCTACCATCGGCGAGCAGCGCAGCAGAGGGTTCTTTATCAGCAATGGCGGTTACTACTGGGCGGTGAATGATTATGTAGGGGTAAAAGTATTGGGAGATCTCTATGCAAACAAAAGTTACCGGCTTGCAACAACAGCCAGTTACATAAAGCGCTATTCCTATACCGGTACCAGCAGCATGAGCTACAGCAAAGTAAAAGAAGGATTTGTTGACACGGTAAAAGCACCGCTTCTTTTTAATCTCCGTTGGAACCACGCAACCCTGGGGAATAAATCATCGCGTTTATCTGCAGATGTGAATATCAGTTCCAGTAAGTTTTATGCAACTAACAGCTACAACCCGGCAAGCTATCAGGCTCCTGAATTTGCATCTAATATTTCCTGGTCAAAAGCATTCAGAAACAGCCCGTTCAGTATGTCTGTTGCCTTCAGACAGAATCAGAATACGGTGAATAAAACCATGAATATTACCGCGCCGGATGTAAATTTTTCGATGAACCGGATCTATCCGTTCAAAGGCAAAAACAGCGATGGTACCAAATGGTTTGAGAAGATTAACATTGCCTATAATGGAAGCACCAAGTACATAATAACAAACCAGTTGAGAAATGCATTTCTTGGAAATACATTTTATAGTGATACAATTGTAAGCTTTGACAATAATTTTCAGGACATAGTTAATAATGCTCAATGGGGTCTTCAAAATACAATACCCATAAATACTACATTTAAAGTATTTAAATATTTTAGTTTAAATCCTTCTGTTAGAATTACCAATTGGGTGTATGCAAATAAATTAGATTACACAACCACTGTTGTTAATGGGGTGGTGCAAACAAAACAAGCTGAACAATCAATAGAAGGGCTAAACACTGCCTTTTCAGGAGATTTTTCTACAACACTAACAACACGTATATATGGTTTATACCGGTTGAATAATAAAATTCTCCAGGGCATCCGCCATACATTTATCCCTAATTTTACCTATACATACAGACCTGATCTGGTCGGATTAGATAAAGGAAATAAGTATTTCTATACAAATTCTTCGGATGTATCACGTACAACAGGAGAACCTATTCCGTATTCCCGTTACCAGGGTTATATCTATGGCGGCCCAGGCAGCGGTACAGTAAATAGTTTATCCTTTAGTTTTGTAAATTCATTAGAAGGTAAAGCACGTAACCGTAAAGACACTACCGGCCTTACACCTACTAAAAAGATAAAATTGCTGGACAACGTAAACGCAGCGGGCTCGTATAATTTCGGCGCCGATTCCATGCAATGGTCGCTTATTACCTGGGGCGCACAGACAAATTTATTTGAACGCATCAATATTAACTTCAACGGTACATTTGATCCATATATTTATATACTGGATTCTGTTTCTTCCACCAATTCCAAACGGATCTATCAGCACCGGATCAATACATTAGCCAGTGAAAGAACTGCAGAAAATCCAAACCCTAAATTTCTGATATTGACAAATTACAATGTTGCTATCAGCACCAATCTCAATCCAAAGGGGCAAAAAACTACTCAGCCTGCCAATCAGATGAATATGCCCTCCCCTAATGGCTATACGCTTATCGGGGGAGCTCAGTATGTAGACTTTAACATTCCATGGAATTTAATGTTGGGATACAATTTGAGTTATTCGAAACAGGGTTATGATACAGCAGTGTATTCGCAGGCATTCACATTCAGCGGCGATGTTAAAGTATCGGATAACTGGAAAGTTAAATTTACATCCGGCTACGATTTTGTCAGAAAAAGTATCGCGTACAATACGCGGATAGAAATATTCAGAGACCTGCATTGCTGGCAGATGAGTATGAGCGTGATTCCATTCGGGCAGCAGCAATCTTTTTTCTTTACACTCAATGCCAAGTCTTCCCTATTGCGTGATATGAAGTTAACGAAACGCGATGCCAATAACCTGGGTACGGGGTATTAG
- a CDS encoding N-acetylmuramoyl-L-alanine amidase family protein — MKKNLSILFLITVVTLSSFSPLGEHSYKVRTIVIDAGHGGKDSGCHGTTGVEAKVTLAVALELGRIIKENMPATKVYYTRMSDNFVELHDRAGIANRNHADLFISIHCNSGPSDVKGTETYVMGLHSSEDNLDVAKRENEVVLKESDYKKNYDGFDPKSPQAHILFSLYQNAYIENSIRVASKIEKQFSVRLGRTSRGVKQAGFLVLWKTAMPSVLIELGYLTNASEEKYLTNKTNQVYLASGIYRAIKEYKAEIEN; from the coding sequence GTGAAAAAAAATCTTTCCATACTTTTTTTAATTACTGTAGTAACATTATCGTCCTTTTCTCCATTAGGGGAGCACTCATACAAAGTTCGTACCATAGTTATAGATGCCGGTCACGGCGGAAAAGATTCCGGTTGCCACGGAACCACGGGTGTGGAAGCAAAAGTTACCCTGGCAGTTGCCCTTGAACTTGGCCGGATCATAAAAGAAAACATGCCTGCCACAAAGGTGTATTATACACGGATGTCGGATAATTTTGTGGAATTACACGATCGTGCCGGTATTGCCAACCGCAATCATGCCGATTTATTTATTTCTATTCATTGTAACTCAGGCCCTTCAGACGTTAAAGGTACAGAAACCTATGTTATGGGACTGCATTCTTCGGAAGATAATTTAGATGTTGCCAAACGTGAAAATGAGGTTGTTTTAAAAGAATCGGATTATAAAAAGAATTACGATGGCTTTGATCCCAAATCACCCCAGGCACATATTCTTTTTTCACTCTACCAAAATGCGTATATTGAAAACAGTATTAGGGTAGCCTCAAAAATTGAAAAACAGTTCTCTGTGCGGTTGGGAAGAACAAGCCGCGGTGTAAAACAGGCAGGTTTTTTAGTGTTATGGAAAACCGCAATGCCCAGCGTACTGATTGAATTGGGTTATTTGACAAATGCTTCTGAAGAAAAGTATTTAACAAATAAAACCAATCAGGTATATTTAGCGTCCGGAATTTATAGAGCTATTAAAGAATATAAAGCGGAAATAGAAAATTAG
- a CDS encoding MlaD family protein, giving the protein MKFSKEFKVGLMTLIAGVILYLGFNFLKGTDVFSNTNTYYIKYSKVDGLAPSNPVLINGYQVGKVKELVLNQEDNNSILVSIDVRKDILVGDATYAEISKDLLGSMSIVLKMGSNTKQAVNGDTIKGGFQLSLTDMLGSKAYPVIDHLDTTLVHLSKMLDDDMRKKLYGTLANLEAISGILRSTMQSGKSSLDGTFQNLNTLTAHMIETERQLTPILNKFGALADSLNDLELKATVANANKLLVELNKSATKISNGEGTLGALVNDKSAYANLNKTLTDLDTLLVHLNNNPHHFFAPFGKKGKKEKIK; this is encoded by the coding sequence GTGAAATTTTCAAAAGAATTTAAAGTAGGTTTAATGACACTTATTGCAGGTGTGATCCTATATCTTGGTTTTAATTTTTTAAAAGGGACAGATGTATTTTCAAATACAAATACCTATTATATCAAGTACAGCAAAGTAGACGGATTGGCTCCATCCAATCCTGTTCTGATTAACGGGTATCAGGTTGGTAAAGTGAAAGAGCTTGTTTTAAACCAGGAAGATAACAACAGCATCCTGGTTTCGATCGATGTACGAAAAGATATCCTGGTTGGGGATGCTACCTATGCAGAAATTTCAAAAGATTTATTGGGAAGTATGAGTATTGTGCTAAAAATGGGCAGTAATACCAAACAGGCTGTAAACGGCGATACCATTAAAGGAGGCTTTCAGTTAAGCCTTACAGACATGCTGGGCAGCAAAGCATATCCGGTAATTGACCACCTGGATACAACACTGGTGCACCTGAGCAAAATGCTGGATGATGACATGCGCAAAAAGCTGTACGGCACCCTGGCTAATTTAGAAGCTATTTCAGGAATTCTGCGCTCAACCATGCAATCTGGGAAAAGCAGCCTGGATGGCACATTCCAGAACCTGAATACGCTTACAGCGCATATGATCGAAACAGAAAGGCAGTTAACGCCTATACTAAATAAATTTGGTGCGCTTGCAGATTCCCTGAACGACCTGGAACTGAAAGCAACCGTTGCAAATGCAAATAAATTACTGGTTGAACTGAACAAATCGGCAACCAAAATCAGCAATGGGGAAGGTACATTAGGTGCATTGGTAAATGACAAATCTGCCTATGCCAATTTAAATAAAACACTTACCGACCTGGATACCTTACTGGTACACTTAAATAATAATCCGCATCACTTCTTTGCACCCTTCGGTAAAAAGGGTAAGAAGGAGAAAATAAAATAA
- a CDS encoding acyl-CoA carboxylase subunit beta: MDIEFNKNEDTLKMLCYALRERLKKVAQGGGEKRLQAEKEKGKFTARERISALFDAGSRVIEIGALAAEDMYTDVGGCPSAGVVVKMGYVEGRICIVVANDATVKAGAWFPMTAKKNLRAQEIAMENRIPIIYLVDSAGVFLPMQNEVFADKEHFGRIFRNNAWMSSEGILQIAAVMGSCVAGGAYLPIMSDEAFIVEGTGSIFLAGSYLVKAAIGETVDNETLGGATAQTEISGVIDHKCKDDAECLTRIRAVLAHTGHTEKAGFDRTAPAKPALNEEEIYGLMPLDRSKPYDMMDIINRLVDDSAFEPYKELYGQTIICGYARIDGWAVGIVANQRKIVKTKKNEMQMGGVIYSDSADKAARFIMNCNQRKVPLVFIQDVTGFMVGSRSEQGGIIKDGAKMVNAMANSVVPKFTVIVGNSYGAGNYAMCGKAYDPRLIIAWPGAQIGVMSGASAAKTLLQIKVSSLKAKGKEITPAEEAELLKEITDKYNEELSPYYAAARLWIDAVIDPLETRSYLSMGIEAANNNPKMKRFNVGVIQT, encoded by the coding sequence ATGGACATCGAATTCAACAAAAACGAAGATACATTAAAAATGCTTTGTTATGCACTGCGCGAACGGCTGAAAAAAGTGGCACAGGGTGGTGGTGAAAAACGCTTGCAGGCTGAAAAAGAAAAAGGAAAATTTACAGCGCGTGAACGGATCTCGGCATTATTTGATGCCGGCAGCAGGGTAATAGAAATTGGTGCACTTGCTGCCGAAGACATGTATACGGATGTTGGCGGCTGTCCGTCTGCCGGTGTAGTTGTGAAGATGGGCTACGTGGAAGGCCGCATCTGTATTGTTGTTGCAAACGATGCGACAGTAAAAGCAGGTGCCTGGTTTCCGATGACAGCAAAGAAAAATCTCCGCGCACAGGAGATCGCCATGGAGAACCGGATCCCGATCATTTATCTGGTGGATAGTGCGGGTGTATTTCTTCCGATGCAGAATGAAGTATTTGCCGACAAGGAACATTTCGGACGGATTTTCAGAAACAATGCCTGGATGTCTTCGGAAGGGATTTTGCAGATCGCAGCGGTGATGGGCAGCTGTGTAGCGGGTGGTGCATATTTGCCGATCATGTCTGACGAAGCATTTATTGTAGAAGGCACAGGGTCTATTTTTTTAGCGGGATCTTATTTAGTAAAAGCAGCCATTGGCGAAACCGTAGATAATGAAACGCTTGGCGGTGCAACTGCACAAACGGAAATTTCCGGTGTGATCGACCATAAATGCAAAGATGATGCGGAGTGTTTAACCCGCATACGGGCTGTATTAGCACATACCGGGCATACGGAAAAAGCGGGCTTCGACCGCACGGCACCGGCAAAACCTGCCCTCAATGAAGAAGAGATATACGGGCTCATGCCGCTGGATAGAAGCAAGCCGTATGATATGATGGACATCATCAACCGGCTGGTGGATGATTCTGCTTTTGAACCGTATAAGGAATTATACGGGCAAACCATTATCTGTGGCTATGCACGTATTGATGGCTGGGCAGTAGGCATTGTTGCCAATCAGCGGAAAATTGTAAAGACAAAGAAAAATGAAATGCAGATGGGCGGCGTGATCTACTCTGACTCTGCTGATAAAGCTGCGCGTTTTATTATGAATTGCAACCAGCGTAAAGTGCCGCTCGTTTTTATTCAGGATGTAACGGGCTTTATGGTTGGCAGCCGCTCCGAACAGGGCGGGATCATAAAAGACGGTGCGAAAATGGTTAACGCGATGGCAAATTCGGTCGTGCCCAAGTTTACAGTGATTGTCGGAAATTCCTATGGCGCCGGAAATTATGCGATGTGCGGAAAAGCGTATGATCCACGGCTGATCATTGCCTGGCCGGGCGCGCAGATAGGCGTAATGAGCGGTGCATCTGCCGCAAAGACCTTGCTGCAGATCAAGGTTTCTTCACTGAAAGCAAAAGGCAAAGAAATTACTCCTGCCGAAGAAGCGGAACTGTTAAAAGAAATAACCGATAAATACAACGAAGAACTTTCTCCGTATTATGCTGCAGCCCGCTTGTGGATTGATGCAGTGATTGATCCGCTGGAAACAAGATCCTATTTATCAATGGGTATTGAAGCAGCAAATAATAATCCGAAAATGAAGCGCTTTAATGTTGGTGTAATACAAACGTGA